GCGGCCGCACCGTGATGCGAGCCGATGCCACGTCGCTCACGACGCCGGCCTGATTTCGCGCCTGCACATGAAAGGTGTACGTCCCGTTGGACAAGCCGGTATATTCTTTCCGGGTCTCCGGGGTCCATTTGAGCCAACCGGCATCGAAGCCTTCGAGCCAGACACGATACCGGACCTTATCCGGTGCATCGTAGACTTGCGCGGCGTAATCAAACGCGAGCGTACCCCGTTCGTAGGGGATGTCAAGCACGGCTTGCCTCGATGCGGTGCCGTCGAACAGCAGGGAATCGACGGTGCTGCTCCTGATTTTCGAAATCAACACAGACGGCGCCGGTGGCGGGCCTTCAGACGGGGCCGTAACGACCCGCGCGATCCCACGCGCATGATTCAACCACAGCGCGCCGTCGGGGTCTTCGTACAGTTCCGCGCCGGGCAGCGTAGTGCTCCTGGCCGTAGTGCCTGTTACCGTCAGGGCAAAACCGCCCTCGGGGTCGCGCCTCATAAGGCGTGTGGTGTCCTCGACAACGATCCATGTTGCGCCGTCACGGGTTTGTCCGACAAAATCGACGGCACGAGCTCCGATGCGATCCTCCAGAACGAACGTCGGAGGGTCGGCCACCGGCGATTGAAGCCGGAACAGCCCCGCATCGGTCGCAATGCGCAGCGTGTCGTTGAAAAAAAAGATCTCTTCCGCCCGCGCCTTGAATTGCGTCTCCCCGTCGAAGCGCAGCACACGCCAGGGAGATCCATCGTGCGGAACGTCGATACGAACGAGTTGATCGGGGTGCGCCGTCGCCCAGAGGCGCGTCGTGGCGGAATCCGGCTGTTCGGGGTCTGCCCGTATATCGAAGAAAAGGGGAGATATCTCTTCGGTGTGAAGGACTTCGGCAGATCCCGCGTTCCAGCGCATTTGAGAAATCGTTCCTTCTCCGGTGAGATAAAACACTGACGGCTGTACGGGATCGACGAGCAGCCTGTCGTAGGTATCCTGATCCAGCACAGAGGAAACCGAGGCCCGTTTACCCGGCTCGGCAACAATCCGAGCGAGGCCACCGCTGCATGCCGCCAGCGCATAGGCTTCGGTGGTGATCAGGTCCATGCAGAACGGGAACTGTTCGCTACTGATTTTTTCGAATCGGGCCGGCACGGTGCCGTGCCCGGGTACCAGCTCATAGATCCCGAGCATCGTGGTCGCTAACAGCCGGCCTTTCCAACGCGCGACGTGCGTAATAATACTCGGAAGTCCTTCCGATCGGCTGAAAACGGTCCACGTCATGCGGGGCTCGACGCGCGCGAGGCCATCGTACAGGGCAAGCCAGAGCCCACCCTGGCTGTCGGGATAGATGCCCATGACCTCCAGATTCATGAGGCCATCCCGCTCGTCGACGAGCCGCGCTATCCGATACGTTGAATCCAGCAGCGCGAGGCCCCGGCCGTCGAAGCCGATGGCCAGATCACCATCGGGTAATCGTTTCAGGGTGTATGGACGGCCCTGTAGCAACAGGTCATCGATGTCGGTGGGTTGCCTGAGGCATGTAGACGTGGATTCGGTATCAATGGCACACCGGAATAGTCCGCTTCCCATGGTTACCACCAGCACATGATCCGGCCCATCGGAAGCAAGATCAAAATTGTCCCTGAGTGCATCGCCTTGCAAGGCCATAGGAACCAGTTGCTCCCCTTCGTCCAGCGTCCAGAGCCCGCCTCGCGACATGATGACGAGGCGGTTGCCCATGGCCTCCATGCTCTGGAAGGCCTCTTCGGCACGCCATACCTGCATGGTGTCGTTCGCCCAGCGAAACAGGTAGTGCAGCGTGAGGAAGTAAACGCTATCGCCAATCGGCACAACGTCTTTTACATAGGTAAAATCCCTGTTTTCGGGGGGGACGTTGTCGATCAGGGAGTAGAAAGCCGGCATGCCGGCGGAGTCGGCGGCCATGAAGCCGAACTGGCCGTAGCTGCCGACATACATCGTCCCGTCATCCCCCTGGGCCAGGCGATGGACAATGTTGCCCCCGGGAATAGAAATCAGTTCCCAGTTCACTCCGTCGTGGATCAGTAAGCCGCCCTGGGTGCCAACATAGAGAAGGCCCCGGTCGTCCATCGTCACCGAATAGGTCGCCGAAGACGCGCCAAATACCGTCGTGTCGAAATAACGTAGCGGGAGTCGCCCTGCTTCGGTCCAGTCTGCTCGCTGCTGCCCCATGAGCCGGGGCGCCCCGACGTGCATGACCAAGCCGATAATAAACAATACCCTTAGCCCAAAGCCGCTACGTCCTGGATAAGCTATCAAGACCATCCTCCGATCATCGGGGTGTTATTCACAGATGCGGGTGCTGGAATGCATGGTGCAGGATATGCCCTTAAAAATCATGTTCCTGACAGGTCATACCGTACCCTGCATCGTCTCATCGGTGCACCCTGGTGCGCACGGTCCGCATCTCCCTGCAGAGCAAGGATCCCGCCAAGCGCGGCTTCCTGCCCGACGCCGCTGGAGCGTGCCGAGGGCCGAATCCATGGAGTGGGGATTGACCTCGCGCGGAAACGCCCTGGCGCCGCCTCTCCCCCCGGTGTGCTTCATCTACACAAAAAAAGGGCTGCCCTCTATGAGAGCAGCCCTGGATATGCTACCGATAGAACAGGAAATCTACCGTCGCCGCAGCGACACATTGCCCACGCCGGCGCGCATGAAGAGGTCCGGGCCGCCGCCGTTGATCTCGCCTTCGAACGACTTCGTCATCCATTTGCCTTTCACCTCGAGCGAGAAATCGCAACTGGCCGAGCCCATGCTCGCGACGGCATCGACATACACGCCCGCGCCGTTGTCGAGATAAACCGTCACATTCCCCGCGCCCGTTTCGAGCCGCGAATCGTCTTCCGGCTGGCGAACGATGTAGGCCGTGATGTTGCCGGCCCCGGTGTTGGCGCGCACCGATCCTTCGACATCGCGCAATTCGACGTTGCCTGCACCCGTATTAACCTCAACCTGGCTGCTTCCACCCTCGATATTGATGTTTCCGGCACCCGTCGTGATGTCCACCGCACCCATCACCCGCTCCATGTCGATGTTGCCGGCGCCCGTCTTACCCGACACATCACCTTCGAGACGCGTCACGGCGACATTGCCGGCGCCCGACTCGAAATCGACGTTATAATCGAACGGCACCTCCACCTTGACGCGGATCTTGAGGTTATTCTTGTTGTTGCCGCCCCAGCGGGAGCCCCGCCCCTGATATTTAGAGACGACGGTCACATCGCCCCCATCCTGTTCGATCGAATACTCGTGATACCGCTCGAGCAGCTCACGCGCCTCGTCTTCATCGTTCACCCGCACCGTGCGCTCCAACTCCACAACGACGCGATCCCCCGAACTGGTCACAACCTCGATGTTGCCATAGTCCAGCTCGAGGTAGAGCGTACCGCCCGGGCGCACCTTGAAGGTCTCCTTGACGGTATCGGTGATGTCCTTTCCTTCACGGACAGACGCCGCGTCGCGGGGCGACAGCGGGCCGGCCACGAAAAGAAGACCGAGAACGAGGTATCCGATGATGGTCATGGCATTTCGGTTTTAACGGATTGAATGCTCCTGCCGGATACGCGGTATGCCGAGCGGTGGTTACGTACGGCGTCAAAATAATGCCGCGTGCAAAGCCAAACCGGCAGAATTCACAACACGACACGCCAGAATCACCGATTTTGGACCGTTTCGCTCACGACATCCCTCGAAAAACCGTGAAAATCTCCCTCGTACCGATAGCGGCGCTGGCCGCCGCCCTGTTCGTCGCGCCGGCCGGCTTCGGGCAGGCGCTGCCGGCATCCCCGGAAACCGCCCCGGCGATGCGCGAGGCCGCCGTGCAGCTGCTCGCGACGCTGGATGCGAGCCAGCGTGAGCGCGCATCGTTCCCCTTCGCCGATGCCGAACGGGAGAACTGGTTCTTCGTCCCCATCCCGGGGCAGCGCAAGGGGTTGCCCATCAAGGAGATGACCGCGGATCAGCGGAAAGCGGCGCAAGCGCTGCTGCGGAGCGCCCTGAGCCATCCCGGCTACCTCCGCGCCACCGGCGTGCGCGTCCTGGAGGGGATTCTCGGCCAGATCGAAAACAACCCGGTCTATCGCGATCCCGAGCTGTATTACGTCACCCTCTTCGGCGATCCCGCGGGGGCCGCGCCGTGGGGATGGCGTTTCGAGGGCCATCATCTGTCGCTCAACTTTTCCTCGGTATCCGGCGCCGTGGCGATCACGCCGGCCTTTTTCGGATCCAACCCCGCGCAGGTCCTCGAAGGCCCCTTCGCCGGCTTCCGGCTCCACGCCGATGAGGAAGACCTGGCGCGCGCCCTGCTCGAGTCGCTCGCGACCGACCAGCGCGCGCTGGCGATCATCGACGCCGTGGCGCCGCGCGACATCATTTCGGGCAACAAACGCGACGCCTCGCTCGAACGCTTCGAGGGCATCCCCCTCACCCGCCTGAACGCCGAGCAGCGCGCCATGCTCTGGCGGCTGATCGAGATCTACGCCGGCAACGCGCGCGCCGACGAGGCCGCACACACCATGGAACGCTTCCGGTCCGCCCCGGCCGACAGCCTGTTTTTCGCCTGGGCCGGCTCCGGCGCGGTCGGCGATCCGCATTATTACCGGATCCATACGCCGACCATGCTGATTGAATACGACAACACGCAGAACGACGGCAACCACGTGCACAGCGTGCTCCGCGACCTCACGAACGACTTCGCCGGCGACCTGCTGCGCCGGCATTACGAACAGGCCAACCACTGACCCGCCACCCCTGAACGCCAAGCCTTACCCCGTTACATGCCCGACCATCCCTACACCGTCCCCAACGAGATGCCTCCCGCCCCGATCCATCGGGTGCTGACCGGCCAGAATGCCCTCATCACCGGCGCCAGCAAGGGGCTGGGCGCGGCGATCGCCATAGGGTTCGCCCAGGCGGGGGCGAATGTCGTCGTCAACTACCACTCTGACGAGGCCGGCGCGCGCGAAGTGGCCAAGCAGATCGAGGCCGCCGGCCAGAAAGCCCTCGTCTTCAAAGCCGACGTGGGGAAAGAGGATCAGGTGATCGCCATGTTCGAGGCGATGCGGGAGACTTTCGGCCGCATCGACATCGTGGTCCCCAACTCGGGCTTCCAGCTCAACGCGCCGACGGACGAGATGACGCTCGACCAGTGGCAGCGGGTGATCGACACGAACCTGACTGGCCAGTTCCTCTGCGCCCGCGAAGCCATCCGGGCGTTCAAGCGCCAGGGCATCGACCGCAGCGTCTCGTACGCGATGGGCAAGATTATTCACATGAGTTCGGTGCACGACATCATACCGTGGGAAGGCCACGTCAACTACGCGGCCGCCAAAGGCGGGGTGATGCTGCTGATGAAAAGCATCGCGCAGGAAGTCGCCCACCTCCGGATCCGCGTGAACGCGATCTCGCCCGGCGCCATCCGCACCCCCATGAACGTCGAGAAGTTTACGTCACACGAGATCTACGAGGACCAGCTCCTGCGTCTGATCCCCTCCAAACGCATCGGAGAGCCCGAGGATATCGCCCGCGCGACGGTCTGGCTGGCCTCCGACGAGTCGGACTACGTGCACGGCACCACGCTCTACATCGACGGCGGGATGACGCTGTATCCGGGGTTTATCGGGGGAGGATAACAGGAGGGGGGTCAGATCGAGTACGAGGAGAACCCGCCGTCGATCGGGACGACGTTGCCGGTCACGAAGCGGGAGGCGTCGGAGAGGAGGTAGATGACGGTGCCGACGAGTTCTTCGGGTTCGCCGTAGCGGCCCATCGGGGTATGCGCGAGCACCTTTTGCGCGCGGGGCGTGTATTCGCCGGTCTCCTGGTCGATGTGGAGGAAGCGGAGCTGCTCGGTCATGAAGAACCCCGGCGCCAGGGCGTTGACGCGGACGCCCGTGTGGGCGAAGTGGACGGAGAGCCAGCGGGTGAAGTTGGCGACGGCGGCCTTGGCGGCGGAGTAGGCCGACACCTTGGTGAGCGGCGCGAGGGCGCTCATCGAGGAGATGTTCACGATGGAGCCCCGGCCGGCCTTCACCATGCTTTTCGCGAAGACCTTGGTGGGCAGGAACGTCCCCATAAAATTGAGCCCGAAAACGAACTGGAAGCCGGCGTATTCGAGATCGAAGAATCCGGTGATGCCCTCCTTGTCGATTTCATCCAGCTCCAGAAATTCCTCCGTCGTCGTTCCCCGCGGGTCGTTGCCGCCGGCGCCGTTGATCAGGATGTGGGGCGTTCCCCACAGCGTCTCGATGCGCTCGCGGCAGATATGCAGTTGCTCCTCGTTCATGACGTCGCAGGCGAACGGGGCCGCGTCGCCGCCGGCCCGCTCGATATCGTCCGATACCCGCCTCGCCTGATCGAGGTTGATGTCCAGCACGGCCACCTTGACCCCCACGGCCGCCAGCGACCGCGCCAGCGTGCCGCACAGCGCGCCGCCGGCCCCGGTGATGACCGCCACCTTGCCGTCGAGGTCGAACTGCTGCATGATGTGTTGTTTGTCCATCGCCCTCACCACTTCGGAATAAATTGACGCAGGTAGGCATGGCTCTGACGCAGCGCCGCCTTGCGGGCCTCGAGCGAACCCTCGAAGGCCCGGTCTTCGACCTCGACACACACGGCGCCGCGGTAGCCGGTATCGCCGAGGGTGGCGACGAATTGGCCCCAGTCGACGTCGCCGAGACCGGGCAGTTTCGGGGTATGAAACTGGTTCGGAAACGCAAAAACCCCCACATCGTCCAGCCGGTGGCGATCGATGCGGGCGTCCTTGGCATGGATGTGAAAGAGCTTGCCGGCAAACTCGCGCATGGGCTTCAGGTAGTCCATGTGCTGCAAGATCATGTGGGACGGGTCGTAGTTGAGCCCGAAGGAGTCGCTCGAAATATCGTCGAACATACGGCGCCAGATGGCCGGCGAGTGGGCCAGGTTTTTACCGCCGGGCCATTCGTCCCGGGTGAACGACATCGGGCAGTTTTCGATGGCGACGCGCACGCCCCGTTTTTCGGCGTGTTTGATGAGGGGCTTCCACACCTTCTTGAAACGCGGCCAGTTTTCGTCGACCGTCTTCGTCCAGTCCCGCCCGATGAACGTGTTCGCCACGCCGATCTCGAGACGGGCCGAAGCATCGATCACCTTCTTGATGTGTTCGGCATAGACGCTGCCTTCGTCCTCGTCCGGACACAGCGGATTCGGGTAATAGCCCAGTCCACTGATCGTCACGCCGGTGTCGGCGACGAGCTGCTGGACGGCTTTCGCCTCTTTTTTGCCGAACGCCGTGACGTCGATGTGCGTCACGCCGGCGTAGCGCCGCTCGGCCTTGCCGGCCGGCCAGCACATGACTTCCACGCAATCGTACCCTTCCTGCGCGGCAAACGTGAGGACGTCCTTGAGGCTGAGCTCCGGCAGGATGGCGCTGACGAATCCTAGTTTCATGGCTGAACGGGTTTAAAGTTCAAGGTTTATGGTTTAAGGTATGATGAACGTTTAGCAGGTCCGAAGATCATCTCGTTGAACCTTGAACGTCGAACCTTAAACCTCAGACGCTCACCCAACGCTGTTCGCGGTTGCTCTGTACGATGGCGTCGCAAATAACGATCTCCTTATGGCCGTCGGCAAAGGTGGGGTACAGGGCTTTTTCGGCGGGGATGCCGTCGCGGATGGCATCGTAGAAGGCCCGGAAGCACTGCTTGAAGGTGTCAGGAAAGCCCTCGTTGTGACCGCCGGGATAGTTGGCGAACGGACGGACGAGGTCGTTCATCAGGGCCGGGTCCTTGATGAGGGTTTCATTGGGCTGGTTGCGGTGGCCGACCCACAGTTCGTTCGGGGTTTCGCTGCTCCAGCCGAGGGCGCCTTTGGTCCCGGAAATTTCGTATCGGAGGCTGTTTTTCCGGCCGGCGGTCACCTGCGAGACCCACAACACGCCGCGCCCGCCCTGCTTGAACCGCAGCAGCACCGCGCCGCAGTCGTCGGTCGTGATCTCCACGGGCTCCGTTTCCATCTGGGCGCTCATCTTGCCCGTAAAGGTGGCGATCTCGCCTTTCGGCCGCTTGCGCACCGGATGCACGGTCTTCAGGTCGGCGAAGACGGCCTCGACCTCCAACCGGGCGACGGACGACACGAGGTCCATCCAGTGCGTCCCGATGTCCGACACCGCGCGAAGCGCCCCGCCCTGGTCGGCCAGGACCCGCCAGTTGTAGTCGGTGTCGTAGAGGAGCCAGTCCTGCACGTAGTGCCCCACCACGGAGATCACGTCCCCGCAGGCGCCGGACTCGATGCGTGCGCGGGCTTCGAGGTTCAGCGGGTAGAAGCGGATGTTGTAGCACACGCCGGCGGCCAGCCCCGAGGCGGCGGCCTGCTCGACGAGCTTCGCCGACTCCTTCGCCGTCATCGCCAGCGGCTTCTCGCACATGACGTGTTTGCCGGCGGCCAGCGCGCGGCTCGCCATGTCATAGTGGAGCACGTTGGGGACGGCGAGATGGATGGATTGCACCGCATCGTCGCGCAACACCTCCTCGAAAGAACCATACGCGGTTTTTAGCCCGAGCGCATCGCAGGCCGATCTGGATTTAGCCGGCGTGCTGCCCAGGATGCCCGTGACACGGACGCCAAGCCGCGTCAGGGCCTCGGCATGAACGGGCCCGATGAACCCCGTGCCGACGACGGCGACACCGATATCATACATGGCGGGTGGGAGTTGGTGAGGGATAACGCGAGGAACGTACTAAAAAAACCCCATCGGATCCAATACAGGGCCATCGCATTCTCTTCAAACGTGAGCATCTCCCGGTATGGAAGTGTGGGGGTATGGGAGGTTTTGCGGTAAAAAAGCCCCCATGCACCCAAACGCCCATACGCTTCTCACGGCCACGGCAAGCATGCGATGGCCCTGTCCTGCCGCCGCACCCGGTTGCATTCCGGACGGCTCCTGCACTATCTATGCTGGATGGGAGCTTGGGTTGGTTGCTCGGGATGCTAGAAGGTGGAGGGTAGCCTCGGTTGGTTGCGAGGGGATGCAGGATGCAAGATGCAGGATCCCCGGCATCCAACATCCTGCATCCAACATCCTGCATCCCGCACCCAACATCCCGCACCCAACATCCTGCATCCAACATCCTGCATCCCGCATCCAACATCCCGCATCCAACATCCCGCACCCAACACCCCGCACCCAACATCCTGCATCCAACATCCTGCATCCCACAACCCGCATCCCACAACCCGCATCCCATGCCCCGCATCGCGACGACCAACGCCAACTTCGAACGCGCCCCGCTGGCGCGCCCGTTCGGTTTTAAAGGAGGATACGTTTCCGAACTCTGGCAATCCGTCGTCCGGTTGACGGACGACGACGGGCGGTCCGGGGTGGGCCTGGGCACGCAGAGCGTGTTGTGGTCGGACGCCCGCGTGTTCGCCGCGCACTCGGAAGCCGGCGGCAACGCGCTGATGTTCGCGCTGACCGAAAGGGCCCTGGCGCTGGCCCGCGGCGAGGCGTTCACCGATCCGCTCGCCCTGCAGGACGCGCTGTTCGAGCCGGTGCTCGACTATGCGCGCCTCCTCACCGGGCGCGCCGACCTCCGCGCCACGTTCGCACTGAATGCGCTCGTCGCGGTCGATTTCGCCGCCTGGGCGCTGTATGCCCGCCAGCACGGCATCCGGCGGTTCGATGGCCTGGTGCCGGCGTTTGCCCGGCCGGCGCTGGCGGCGCACCATCCCCGCGTCGCCGTCGTCCCGATCGTCACCTACACGACGACGGACGCGGAAATCGAAAGCATGCTCGACGCGGGGTATTTCATCTTCAAGGTCAAGCTGGGCGCCCCCGGTACGCAGCGCGAGATGCTGGCGAGCGACCGGGAGCGGATGACGCAGCTGCACCGCCTGCTCGCCCACCGCGAAACCCCGCATACGCCCACGGGCCGCATCCCCTACTACCTCGACGCCAACGCCCGGTACGAAGACAAGGCCACGATGCACGCGCTGCTCGACCACATCGACGGACTCGGCGCGCTGGATCGGGTCATCCTCCTCGAAGAGCCGTTCCCGGAAGACAACGAATCCGACGTGAGCGACCTCGGCGTCTGCGTCGCGGCGGACGAAAGCGCGCACACCGATGCGGACGCGCGCCGGCGGATGGACCTGGGCTACGGCGCCATCGCGCTCAAGCCGATCGCCAAGACGCTGAGTATGACGCTGCGCATCGCCCGCTCGGCCCACGAGCGTGGCATTCCCTGCTTCTGCGCCGATCTCACGGTGAACCCGTCCCTGCTGGAATGGAACAAGGCCGTCGCCGCGCGACTTGCCCCCTTCCCCGGGCTCGGGTTGCCGCTCATCGAGACCAACGGCCACCAGAACTACCGCGACTGGCCGGCGATGCAGGCGCGCGTGCCACACGCCGGCGCGCCGTGGACGCGCATCGACCGGGGCCTGTTCACCCTGGACGCAGCGTACTACGAGACCGACGACCTCCTCGATGCCGGCCCGGCGTGGGAACAGCTCGTCTAGCGCGCGGGCCTACCGGCGCGCCTCGGCCTTCGCCCTGTCGTAGACCTCCGCCATCGTAACCGGGACGCCGCCGCGCCGCTTGCTCTCGTCGGCCGCTTCCATAAACGTGTAGATTTCGAGGGTCTCCTCGGCCGTCACGGGCGCGGCGCCGGTGCGGAAGAACCGCACGATCTCCACCACCAGCGGCCGGTAGCCGTCGTAGGGTCCCAGCTCCTGGATGCCCGTCTCGCCGAAGGCCGTGCCGCCATAGTTCTTGTGGCCGGCGCGGAGCCCCCTGAAGGTGCCGATGCGTCCGTCCGCCCAGGTGCCGACGACGACGTCCGTGTCCCGGGTCGAAACCCGCACCACGCGCTCGCACCCGACGCCCATGGCCGTAAAGAGGGTTTCGACGCCGTGGATGCCGTACCAGAACAGATCCGGATGCGTCGGCTCCAGGGTCGCCGGGCTGTACGCCTCCGCGCCCAGCACCTTCCCCACCGACCCGTTGCGCACCGCCTGCGCGTTGGCGCTGTAGCGCAGCGATGACGACGAGAACACCGGCACGCCGTACTGTTTCGCCGCATCGAAAATCCGGATGGCATCCGCCAGCGTGCCGGCCACGGGTTTATCGATAAACACCGGCTTGCCGGCTTTCAGCACGGGGAGCACCTGTTCGTAGTGCGGCCGGCCGTCGTTGGTCTCGAGCAGCACGACATCCACCATCGTCAGCAGCCGCTCGATCGAGTCGACGATCTCGACGCCCATGGCGCGCATCTCCTCCGTATATCCCGGCACCCGGCTGACGCTCGACTCGATATCCGGACTGCCCTTGGGATACGCCGCCACGACGCGGAAGCCGGCGACATCCGGCTCGGCCGCCTCATCGTTGAGCACTTTGGTGAACGCCGTGCTGTGCGACGTATCGAGTCCGATCATCCCGACACGAACAAACGAGGCGCCCGATTGCGCGTAGACGCCGGCGACGAAGCCGGCCAGGACGAAGAGCAGGAAAATCGTTTTCATGGAGGCCAGGGTGGTTAGGATGAAACGTTGTGCAGTTGGTTGGGGATTGGATGGAGGGGATTGGATGCAGGATGCGGGATGCAAGATGCGGTGGTCTGGATGCAGGATGCAAGATGCGGTGGTCTGGATGCAGGATGCAAGATGCAGGATGCTGGGGAATAGATGCAGGATGCGGGATGCAGGATGTCGGTCGCGGTTATGGGATGCAGGATACGCTTTCATCGCTGCAGATTCTGCATCTAACATCCCGCATCCTGCATCCTGCATCTAAAATCCCGCATCCTGCATCCTGCATCCCGCATCTAACATCCCGCATCCTGCTTCCCCCATCCCCCTCAAAACACATAACCAATATTCAGCTGCGTGGTGTAGGGACCGCTCAGGGTATGCCCCATGAAGGCCAGTTCGACGGGGCCTATGGGAGAGAGCAGACCGAGCGTCAGTCCGTAGCCGAAGCGGAAATCCGTCGCGACGACGCGCCAGGTCCATTCTTCGCGCAGCCGGGCGCCGTTCCAGTCGGCGGACAGGTACCAGTCGCGCGCGATATTGACCTGGGCGCCGACCGAGAAGGCGTGCATGCTCTGGCCGGTCAACTCCTGCAGGGCGAATCCGGCGAGCGGAAACTGGCGGGTATCCAGGTTGCGGAAGGCGCTGGCGCCTCCCATGTAAAACCGGTAATGCAGCGGCACCGTACGCCCCTTGACATGACCGAGCAGGATACGGGAGGTGAACGAGATGTGGTCGGAGAGCGGCCGGCGCGTCTGCCAGTCGAACAGGTAGTGCGTGAACGCCTGCCGCACGAGACCGGGCGGGGCGTATTCGGCGCGCAGATGGAACAGGAAGCCCGAACGCGGGAAGGCGGTGCGGTCGAAGGTCTCCAGAAAGTAGCGGGCGTTGCCGGTGAGGATGGCGCCATGATCCTGCAAAAAATCGCCGGCGCCCACATCCTGCCCGTAATCGTACAGCTCATACCGCACGCCGATCGATCCGAGGCTGTTTGTAAAGAGGATGCGGGAGAGATCGGCCGCGAGGTCGCCGACGCGCACCTTGATCGACGATTCGCGGACGCCGTTCTCGAACAGGGCAAGCGGCTCGCGCGTGAGCCGGCCCCAGATGTGCAGGTCGGATCGCGGCTTGGTCGCCAGCGGGATGCGGTAGTGCGAGGTGCCCTGGAGCGTCTCGCCGAACCGGAGGTCGCCCTGCAGCTCGGTGCCGGGCCCGCCGATGCGGCCGCGCGAGATGGCGCTCAGGAGCAGCGAGGCCTTGTATTCGGAATGGTAGCGCACGCCGATCCGCAGACGCTCCTGCGGGCGCACCCGGGTCCGGATCGAGATGATGTTGGCGTCGGGTTCGGTGCCCGGGATCAGGCGGTACCAGATAGTGTCGAAGAGGTCGGCGTAAAACGTGCGGTTGAGGGCCAGTTCGAGGTCGTCGTAATCGATCCACGCCGGCGTTTTGAGCCCCAGGTTCAGCTCGAGCTGGCGGAGATACGGCTGGACGAGGCCCTCGACTTCGATGTTCTCGATATAGATCGAATCGGGGATGGAGACGCTCGGGCGCACGCGGGCTTCGGTGGTCTGCGAGCCGGCCAGCGTTTGCAGCTGCGGCAGGATGGCCCGCGCCGCCGTCTCGCCGCGGGTGATGAGTTCGCGGGCCTCCCCGAAGCTCAGCGCCGAGAGCCCCGTCAGATCCGGCGTGATGAGGATGTCGGCCAGGGCCCGCTGCCGGTCGGTCGAGCTCACCTTGCGGAAGCTGGCCACCTGATCCATGACCTCGACCAGCGAGGTGAGGCTGTCCGCCGGCATCAGCCCGCTGCCCACGTCCACCCCGATGACGAAGGT
This region of Rhodothermales bacterium genomic DNA includes:
- a CDS encoding triple tyrosine motif-containing protein, whose amino-acid sequence is MHVGAPRLMGQQRADWTEAGRLPLRYFDTTVFGASSATYSVTMDDRGLLYVGTQGGLLIHDGVNWELISIPGGNIVHRLAQGDDGTMYVGSYGQFGFMAADSAGMPAFYSLIDNVPPENRDFTYVKDVVPIGDSVYFLTLHYLFRWANDTMQVWRAEEAFQSMEAMGNRLVIMSRGGLWTLDEGEQLVPMALQGDALRDNFDLASDGPDHVLVVTMGSGLFRCAIDTESTSTCLRQPTDIDDLLLQGRPYTLKRLPDGDLAIGFDGRGLALLDSTYRIARLVDERDGLMNLEVMGIYPDSQGGLWLALYDGLARVEPRMTWTVFSRSEGLPSIITHVARWKGRLLATTMLGIYELVPGHGTVPARFEKISSEQFPFCMDLITTEAYALAACSGGLARIVAEPGKRASVSSVLDQDTYDRLLVDPVQPSVFYLTGEGTISQMRWNAGSAEVLHTEEISPLFFDIRADPEQPDSATTRLWATAHPDQLVRIDVPHDGSPWRVLRFDGETQFKARAEEIFFFNDTLRIATDAGLFRLQSPVADPPTFVLEDRIGARAVDFVGQTRDGATWIVVEDTTRLMRRDPEGGFALTVTGTTARSTTLPGAELYEDPDGALWLNHARGIARVVTAPSEGPPPAPSVLISKIRSSTVDSLLFDGTASRQAVLDIPYERGTLAFDYAAQVYDAPDKVRYRVWLEGFDAGWLKWTPETRKEYTGLSNGTYTFHVQARNQAGVVSDVASARITVRP
- a CDS encoding DUF4097 family beta strand repeat-containing protein — translated: MTIIGYLVLGLLFVAGPLSPRDAASVREGKDITDTVKETFKVRPGGTLYLELDYGNIEVVTSSGDRVVVELERTVRVNDEDEARELLERYHEYSIEQDGGDVTVVSKYQGRGSRWGGNNKNNLKIRVKVEVPFDYNVDFESGAGNVAVTRLEGDVSGKTGAGNIDMERVMGAVDITTGAGNINIEGGSSQVEVNTGAGNVELRDVEGSVRANTGAGNITAYIVRQPEDDSRLETGAGNVTVYLDNGAGVYVDAVASMGSASCDFSLEVKGKWMTKSFEGEINGGGPDLFMRAGVGNVSLRRR
- a CDS encoding DUF3500 domain-containing protein produces the protein MKISLVPIAALAAALFVAPAGFGQALPASPETAPAMREAAVQLLATLDASQRERASFPFADAERENWFFVPIPGQRKGLPIKEMTADQRKAAQALLRSALSHPGYLRATGVRVLEGILGQIENNPVYRDPELYYVTLFGDPAGAAPWGWRFEGHHLSLNFSSVSGAVAITPAFFGSNPAQVLEGPFAGFRLHADEEDLARALLESLATDQRALAIIDAVAPRDIISGNKRDASLERFEGIPLTRLNAEQRAMLWRLIEIYAGNARADEAAHTMERFRSAPADSLFFAWAGSGAVGDPHYYRIHTPTMLIEYDNTQNDGNHVHSVLRDLTNDFAGDLLRRHYEQANH
- a CDS encoding SDR family oxidoreductase encodes the protein MPDHPYTVPNEMPPAPIHRVLTGQNALITGASKGLGAAIAIGFAQAGANVVVNYHSDEAGAREVAKQIEAAGQKALVFKADVGKEDQVIAMFEAMRETFGRIDIVVPNSGFQLNAPTDEMTLDQWQRVIDTNLTGQFLCAREAIRAFKRQGIDRSVSYAMGKIIHMSSVHDIIPWEGHVNYAAAKGGVMLLMKSIAQEVAHLRIRVNAISPGAIRTPMNVEKFTSHEIYEDQLLRLIPSKRIGEPEDIARATVWLASDESDYVHGTTLYIDGGMTLYPGFIGGG
- a CDS encoding SDR family oxidoreductase: MDKQHIMQQFDLDGKVAVITGAGGALCGTLARSLAAVGVKVAVLDINLDQARRVSDDIERAGGDAAPFACDVMNEEQLHICRERIETLWGTPHILINGAGGNDPRGTTTEEFLELDEIDKEGITGFFDLEYAGFQFVFGLNFMGTFLPTKVFAKSMVKAGRGSIVNISSMSALAPLTKVSAYSAAKAAVANFTRWLSVHFAHTGVRVNALAPGFFMTEQLRFLHIDQETGEYTPRAQKVLAHTPMGRYGEPEELVGTVIYLLSDASRFVTGNVVPIDGGFSSYSI
- a CDS encoding sugar phosphate isomerase/epimerase family protein; translated protein: MKLGFVSAILPELSLKDVLTFAAQEGYDCVEVMCWPAGKAERRYAGVTHIDVTAFGKKEAKAVQQLVADTGVTISGLGYYPNPLCPDEDEGSVYAEHIKKVIDASARLEIGVANTFIGRDWTKTVDENWPRFKKVWKPLIKHAEKRGVRVAIENCPMSFTRDEWPGGKNLAHSPAIWRRMFDDISSDSFGLNYDPSHMILQHMDYLKPMREFAGKLFHIHAKDARIDRHRLDDVGVFAFPNQFHTPKLPGLGDVDWGQFVATLGDTGYRGAVCVEVEDRAFEGSLEARKAALRQSHAYLRQFIPKW